Proteins encoded together in one Anaerotignum propionicum DSM 1682 window:
- a CDS encoding ATP-binding cassette domain-containing protein — MDFYGAQCESLTFGYSEDKILENLSIDIPNGHIIRIYGKSGCGKSTLLDLLPCKTNSTVEEMIKAAKRPPFITLWKHFQKAMILSTENLVTNLPLRNYNELVWQEHFSRCTFYAFG, encoded by the coding sequence ATTGATTTTTATGGCGCTCAATGCGAAAGTCTGACCTTTGGCTACAGCGAAGATAAAATATTAGAAAACCTCTCCATTGATATACCAAATGGACATATTATTAGAATATATGGAAAAAGTGGCTGTGGAAAATCCACCTTACTAGATTTGCTCCCTTGCAAAACCAATTCAACCGTGGAAGAAATGATTAAGGCGGCAAAAAGGCCTCCCTTCATAACTTTGTGGAAACACTTCCAAAAGGCTATGATACTTTCAACGGAGAACTTGGTGACAAACTTGCCGTTGAGGAATTACAATGAATTGGTGTGGCAAGAACATTTCTCTAGGTGCACCTTTTATGCTTTTGGATGA
- a CDS encoding SPFH domain-containing protein has protein sequence MAIVEVIKYNGGPDVFAWKYPSEELGTWTQLIVNESQEAIFVKSGKVLDIFVSGRHTLDTANIPLLNNIINLPFGGRSPFTAEVWYINKAFNLDIKWGTPTPIQIQDPKYGIFAPVRSNGTFGIQIVDSKKFLVKLVGTMQVFDKMSVTKYFRGIYVAKVKDAISTYLIHNKISILEINAYIDELSEFMKENIQPTMEEFGIQLVNFYVNEISVPEEDSAVRKLKDALSKRAEMNIIGYSYQQERSFNTLEGAAKNQHSTAAPLMGAGMGLGMGLSMGKTVGTGFGGMVEEIQITNHASEKECPACHGKMPAQQRFCGVCGFDTNAAGSQKQEQPQLCCSDCGYPLSDSIKFCTECGRKINPCPNCGIDLTDGAKVCSECGYEIPIACPECGSSISPKAKFCPECGQVLLKKCPKCDVAIEGTPKFCPECGEKL, from the coding sequence ATGGCAATTGTAGAGGTTATAAAATATAATGGTGGACCAGACGTTTTTGCGTGGAAATATCCCAGTGAAGAGTTAGGAACATGGACGCAGTTGATTGTTAATGAATCGCAAGAGGCTATTTTTGTTAAAAGCGGGAAGGTTTTGGACATTTTTGTGAGTGGAAGACATACTTTAGATACAGCCAATATCCCTTTGTTGAATAACATCATTAATCTGCCTTTCGGGGGACGTTCTCCTTTTACTGCCGAGGTTTGGTATATCAATAAAGCATTCAATTTAGATATCAAGTGGGGTACGCCTACACCAATTCAAATTCAAGACCCCAAATATGGAATTTTTGCACCTGTTCGCTCTAATGGTACTTTTGGCATTCAAATCGTGGATTCGAAAAAATTCTTGGTTAAATTGGTTGGTACTATGCAGGTATTCGATAAAATGTCAGTAACAAAATATTTCAGAGGGATTTATGTGGCAAAAGTAAAGGACGCAATTTCCACTTACCTGATACATAATAAGATTAGCATACTGGAAATCAATGCATATATTGATGAGCTTTCAGAATTTATGAAAGAAAACATACAGCCAACCATGGAAGAATTCGGCATTCAGCTGGTGAATTTCTATGTCAATGAAATTAGTGTTCCAGAAGAGGATTCTGCAGTGAGAAAGCTGAAAGATGCGCTATCAAAGAGAGCAGAAATGAACATTATAGGCTACAGCTATCAGCAGGAGCGTTCTTTTAACACACTAGAAGGTGCAGCCAAAAACCAGCATTCCACAGCTGCTCCTCTTATGGGGGCGGGAATGGGCTTAGGAATGGGACTGAGCATGGGAAAAACCGTAGGTACAGGATTTGGGGGAATGGTCGAGGAAATTCAAATTACAAATCATGCCAGTGAAAAAGAATGCCCTGCGTGTCATGGAAAGATGCCAGCACAACAACGATTTTGCGGTGTTTGTGGTTTTGATACGAACGCAGCGGGAAGCCAAAAGCAAGAACAGCCCCAATTATGTTGTTCTGATTGTGGATATCCTCTTTCAGACAGCATCAAATTTTGCACTGAGTGTGGCAGAAAAATAAACCCTTGTCCCAACTGCGGAATAGATTTGACTGATGGTGCCAAAGTGTGCTCAGAATGTGGATATGAAATACCTATTGCTTGTCCGGAATGTGGTTCATCTATCTCTCCCAAGGCGAAATTTTGTCCTGAGTGTGGGCAGGTACTTTTGAAGAAATGTCCGAAGTGCGATGTGGCCATTGAAGGTACTCCAAAATTCTGCCCTGAATGTGGCGAGAAGCTATAG